In Saccharomyces paradoxus chromosome IV, complete sequence, the DNA window CGGGAATTCATGAAAACAGCACGAACATAAATCatatttattgatattCTCCTAGGGGGCCCCGGCTAGCGGCTGGAACTTTATAGtttattatcttttaaCATCATGTACGATAATGTTATTGGAACATAAAACAATGCGCCAGATATTAGTTGATGCAAAAGATGAATGATaggatgatttttttacctATTTAACACCTCAGATCAGTTCCTGCAGCCCATTATACTGCACCAAGATGAAATAAGTTTTAGAAGTGGtgattatatatatagccGTATATGGGCATAGATTATTTGTAAttgctattattttttttgtcactGATAATTTGAATTCTAGCTTGACAAAGATGTTTAAAGCCTACTGCACATTCGCAACACGTGACTAATGAATGCTTGTGAActcatcttcttgtttGGGTAACTGGTCGTCTCAAGGTAACATTACATATAAGCGTTGATAGTTAGAGGTTAATAATAGTATTAATGAAGAGTAAGTATGGGTCTTCTTGTACTATAGAATAGAGGTATATAAAACACACGCCGATTGGTCATATTAATTatgaccaatataatagtgATTCCGGTAGTTACTATACATTGATGTGACGACTCATATTCCTCATATATGTACCTACCATATCATGTTCAACTAATAGATCTTTAACTCAGTTTCAGTATTGTCTgagcttcttttttaacaTTCCTTCTGCAATAGGTGCAATCACACTTAAACGTATACGAGGTGTACATTAATATAGGATGTAAGCATTTAGATGGTTACCATAGCAACCCATGTCGCTATTAATTACTACTCGTACCAACAATAAGAATGGGCTAAATATCGTGAAATGAGTAGGCATCATCGACATGATGCTGTGTATGTTGCTCCTATAAGCTCTATAAGTAACTGTGCAATAATCTTACCACATTATGTCATCTAATCTACATTGAAATTCCATCTGTCGCAATATGGCCCTTTAATATCACCCGATCTCTGATCAAATATTACACGATGAAGAATAAGCCATTCAGAgaatcgaaaaaaaagtcacaAATACATCGTATGAACATCACACACAGATACCACCCGAACGAATATGGCACCACACCACTGCCTACCATTGTATACCCATTCAAGAGGAGCACGACTTGCGCGCTTTCCTAACCTAAGCATCCATAATTTCAGTCTTTTCTTTGCCTTATAAAAGTTCTTATTAAGATTAGTCTAATGAGATAATGATATTATATGGTATTGTGAAGAGAGTCGCAAGGAATTGAAGTGCCGGGTATTCACCTAAAAAGTGACTGTACgctcattttctttctttgcttaAGATAATAATAGGTTATGTATAGTATGCGATTATAATCTgttctctttcttcaaaatttgggCAGCAGTATCATGGACAGTTTCGTGTAAACTGGTGAACTCAAAACCAACTATTTTCTTCGTTACGCTATTATCAGTAGTTGAACCGCGGTCAATGACTTGGTCACCTGTTCCAGGCTTGCCCAAAGGTATAACACCTCTTAGTTGAGGAAAATCtttgttcaaaatatcCAAGATATCttgatttccaaatttaCCGTTAGTCACAACCAATCTCTTGTCAATAGTGTTTTCCTTCTGGAAGGCATACAAATGCGCTAAGGCCACATCCCTTACATCAGTAAAAATGGAATGAAGATCGGGAATGCTGGCATCTACTGGAGTATGAATCAAGACATTGATTATCTCACAAGAGGTATTCAAACGTCTTTGCACATCCTCATCGAAAAGTTGGGGACCAAAAACAAGAGAAGGGTTGACGGTTGTCAGTTTGAACTTAACATGACCTTCATTCTCTTTTACAAAGTCCCAGGCAGCCTTTTCAGCAAACTTCTTGGATGCAAAATAGGCATTTATTCCATCAATTTGACAGCTCTCCCATGTTGCCTCATTCCAACTATCTTCTGTAAATACTACATTGAAATCGTCCATTTTTGCAAGGGTTATAATAGCAGTACAAGAAGAAGTCACAACAACGCGTTCTACGGTGTCAGCtgcatattttttgatagaGTTTAGAATGTTTTTTGTACCTTCTAGTGCGGGAATCAACAAATCCCTTTCATACTCAGTAGTATCATAATGAAAAGGAGACGCCGTATGTAAAACGTACCTAATCTCGCGTCCACGTCTTTCTAAAACATCATCGAAAGCATTTGGTTGGGAAATATCAGGAACAATCTCTAAGGACAAATCAGGGTTAAGCTGGAATTGTCTTAGCAATTTTGCCTTTTTCTCATGAGATCTCACGGTTCCGATAACCTTATAATCCTGTTTCAACAATTGCGACACTATATGCAAACCAATAAAACCTGAGGCGCCAGAAACAAGAACCGAATTAGACATTGAGTGAAAGGAAGGAAAGCTTTTAGTTTTCTGCGAGTAGAAAGTGATGGTAATATGTCAATTGGATAGAAGGAGGAAGCGCAGTACAGGGACGTTTGTAtgcttgaaaaatatcCCTCAAAAGTtccaatgaagaagaaaaagaattgaaatGGAACTTGTGATGAAGCTGACAGGAACTCATCCTATATCATAATCGGCTATAAATGAATAttagccaaaaaaaaaaatttcttttcatacCAAAATGCGCGTTTATCTCTAGCTTTGCTGCTTTGcttattttattgtaaattttattttttgcataGTGTTAAGTGCCCTCTATagtaaaaatgataatgacacTGTGTGGTTGCATACATGCATGTTCTCTGTAGCACTCTAAATAAATATGCTGGATTACAGCTCAGACCGAAGAGGGTAAGCAAAAAGCACGTGCACATATCAAGTTTAGGACTTTGAGGAAGAATGTTTGACCTGAGACGGTATGGTGTATGATTTTTTAATGCATAATTCTTTCAACTTAGGAATCGTACCATGTAACTATACAATGTTGGTTTTGTTTAATTGGTGTGCAGTAGCGATGCCTCCAGAAAGGGCCTCATTGTCTTCTTGCAATCTTACGATGAAGCCTTGATAGTACATATTTCGTATTCCACGTGGTGGATAATTAGTGTTTCTAAAGCGATTTTCTCTAGAGAAAATTAGAAGGCTTTACTGTCATTGAAGCATATTTTAAAGATCCTCTCGACgaacaaaaatattgtttgaattttctttgttttttgtttaatGGAAAGCTCTTCTCATAGGTCTTGTTTGAAGCCTGTTTAACTGTAAGATCACCAGAATAACTCATATCAAATATACGAGGAAGCCATATGTTAAGCTGTTTATCACCACATTGGAAGGCATTGTTAGTGAGAAGAGACCCATAGAAAGTGCGCCGATAATTAAAAATTGCCTTGAATTTAGCAAGTGTATCATattctgttctttttacAGATATTAAGCTTCAAGGTCACGAcggttttttctttttctgtc includes these proteins:
- a CDS encoding carbonyl reductase (NADPH-dependent) (dihydrokaempferol 4-reductase~similar to YDR541C); this translates as MSNSVLVSGASGFIGLHIVSQLLKQDYKVIGTVRSHEKKAKLLRQFQLNPDLSLEIVPDISQPNAFDDVLERRGREIRYVLHTASPFHYDTTEYERDLLIPALEGTKNILNSIKKYAADTVERVVVTSSCTAIITLAKMDDFNVVFTEDSWNEATWESCQIDGINAYFASKKFAEKAAWDFVKENEGHVKFKLTTVNPSLVFGPQLFDEDVQRRLNTSCEIINVLIHTPVDASIPDLHSIFTDVRDVALAHLYAFQKENTIDKRLVVTNGKFGNQDILDILNKDFPQLRGVIPLGKPGTGDQVIDRGSTTDNSVTKKIVGFEFTSLHETVHDTAAQILKKENRL